One Aegilops tauschii subsp. strangulata cultivar AL8/78 chromosome 7, Aet v6.0, whole genome shotgun sequence genomic window carries:
- the LOC109765543 gene encoding pathogenesis-related protein PRB1-2 has translation MASSKSSLAMFALAIVMAVVADVSAQNTPQDFVNLHNRARAVDGVGPVAWDNNVARFAQDWAAQRAGDCRLQHSGGPFGENIFWGSGQSWTAADAVKLWVDEKQNYHLDSNTCDAGKVCGHYTQVVWRKSTRIGCARVVCTGNRGVFITCNYNPPGNFNGERPFAFLTLDAEA, from the coding sequence ATGGCATCTTCCAAGAGTAGTCTTGCAATGTTTGCACTGGCCATAGTCATGGCCGTGGTGGCTGACGTCTCGGCGCAGAACACCCCGCAGGACTTCGTCAACCTGCACAACCGCGCCCGCGCCGTGGACGGCGTCGGCCCCGTGGCATGGGACAACAACGTGGCCAGGTTTGCGCAGGACTGGGCGGCGCAGCGCGCCGGCGATTGCCGGCTGCAGCACTCCGGCGGGCCGTTCGGCGAGAACATCTTCTGGGGTTCCGGGCAGTCGTGGACGGCCGCCGACGCGGTGAAGCTGTGGGTGGACGAGAAGCAGAACTACCATCTTGACAGCAACACCTGCGACGCCGGCAAGGTGTGCGGGCACTACACGCAGGTGGTGTGGCGCAAGTCGACCCGCATCGGCTGCGCGCGCGTGGTCTGCACGGGGAACCGGGGCGTCTTCATCACCTGCAACTACAATCCCCCGGGCAACTTCAACGGCGAGCGCCCGTTCGCGTTCCTCACCCTTGACGCCGAAGCCTAG